A single region of the Planctomycetota bacterium genome encodes:
- a CDS encoding terpene cyclase/mutase family protein, with amino-acid sequence MAQAPTPISILDEYEEMKAAGSLGVRQILPATLVSLLVHCVALIALGLVKSQTPTKEVPRELVAAVADNTGEVDVLEEAVPLDVDNQITELPVETEMVTDVVESALPMDISAVTLGNPDLVAGSPLAVSELVGKIGAGGGATTLSGSRDNKNKMASVKARGGNDASEAAVARGLAWLAEHQMPDGSWNIDPGQCPKCGGKCKDPGNRTQARMGATALGILPFLGAGQTHKTGKYAQNVRGGLDFLTRNMKVTPNGGDCSDPQGSLYSHGLCSIALCESYALTQDKSLGAAAQLAVNYISYAQDPVGGGWRYGPRQPGDTSVVGWQLMALKSGHMSHLSVRGDTVKNAIKFLNAVQADGGAFYGYTDTGKGPGTTAVGLLCRMYLGWKRDEPALEKGVQFLSKRGPSPTDIYYNYYATQVLHHYEGELWTLWNEKMRDQLINTQAKDGHQVGSWFYAGGHANEAGGRLYCTSLSVMTLEVYYRHLPLYKKNSTDDDF; translated from the coding sequence GTGGCACAAGCCCCAACGCCGATAAGCATCCTCGATGAGTACGAGGAGATGAAGGCCGCCGGCTCGCTGGGCGTGCGCCAGATTCTGCCTGCCACGCTGGTCAGCTTGTTGGTCCACTGCGTGGCATTGATCGCGCTGGGGCTGGTGAAGAGTCAGACACCGACCAAGGAAGTGCCACGCGAGTTGGTGGCCGCGGTTGCTGATAACACTGGCGAAGTCGACGTTCTGGAAGAAGCGGTCCCGTTGGACGTTGATAATCAAATCACGGAACTCCCCGTCGAGACCGAAATGGTGACCGACGTGGTCGAATCGGCTTTGCCGATGGACATCTCGGCCGTCACGCTAGGCAACCCTGACTTGGTGGCTGGGTCACCGTTGGCGGTAAGTGAACTGGTTGGCAAGATCGGCGCCGGTGGTGGCGCGACGACCCTCTCGGGTTCGCGCGACAACAAGAACAAGATGGCGTCGGTCAAAGCCCGCGGCGGCAACGACGCCAGCGAAGCGGCCGTGGCCCGCGGCTTGGCCTGGCTGGCCGAGCACCAGATGCCCGATGGCAGTTGGAACATTGACCCAGGCCAATGCCCCAAGTGCGGCGGCAAGTGCAAGGATCCCGGTAACCGCACCCAGGCCCGCATGGGGGCCACGGCGCTCGGCATCCTGCCCTTCCTCGGCGCCGGCCAGACGCACAAGACCGGCAAGTACGCCCAGAACGTGCGGGGCGGCCTGGACTTCCTGACCCGCAACATGAAGGTCACGCCCAACGGCGGCGACTGCTCGGACCCGCAAGGTTCGCTCTACTCGCACGGGCTGTGCTCGATCGCGCTGTGCGAGTCGTATGCGTTGACCCAGGATAAATCGCTGGGGGCGGCGGCGCAGTTGGCAGTGAACTACATCTCGTACGCGCAAGACCCGGTGGGCGGCGGCTGGCGCTATGGCCCGCGCCAGCCCGGCGACACGTCAGTCGTCGGCTGGCAATTGATGGCGCTTAAGAGCGGCCACATGAGCCATCTGAGTGTCCGCGGTGACACGGTGAAGAACGCCATCAAGTTCTTGAACGCCGTGCAGGCCGACGGCGGCGCTTTCTACGGCTACACGGACACGGGCAAGGGCCCGGGGACGACGGCGGTCGGCTTGCTGTGCCGCATGTACCTGGGCTGGAAGCGCGACGAACCGGCGCTCGAAAAGGGCGTGCAGTTCCTCTCGAAACGCGGTCCTTCGCCCACCGACATCTACTACAACTACTACGCGACGCAGGTTCTCCACCACTACGAAGGGGAACTCTGGACGCTCTGGAACGAGAAGATGCGCGACCAGTTGATTAACACCCAGGCCAAAGACGGCCATCAGGTCGGTAGCTGGTTCTACGCGGGCGGGCATGCCAACGAAGCGGGCGGCCGGCTCTATTGCACGTCGCTGTCGGTGATGACCCTCGAGGTCTATTACCGGCACTTGCCGCTGTACAAGAAGAACTCGACCGACGACGATTTCTAA